The region CCGGCAGCCAGCGTCATGCGGCGCAGATGCATGCTGGTCTGGAAACTGCCCTCTGGCCACTCGGCGTGGGTGTGCAGGGTGCCGCCTTCATCGGCCTCCAGCACGAAACGGGCGTCCGGCCCCAGCAGCTCGGCGCGGCACAGGTCACTATTCTCGCGGCCACAGTCCTCGGACTCGATCAGCACAGCGTCCAGATGCGGCCAGCCCAGGGTGTCGGCCACCCAGGCGCCGAACAACTGCGCCGGCAGTGCGTTCTGCCCGGCGTAAGTCAGGTGCAGCTCGTGCAGCCCTGGCAGCTGCCGGGCCGCCTCGGGGCGGTCGAAAACCTGCGCTAACGCCTCGCGCCAGCCGCTCAGGCGCGGCCAGCCCAGATCGGCCAGGGCGTAATGCCGGCCCGGGCAGATCTCCAGCGTCAGCGAATCACAGATGACCTTGTCGGCCAGTTCGGTCAGCTCGGCCAGCAGCGGGCCGCCGGGCCGGCGCTCGGCCGCCCACCAGATGTAGTTGAGGGTGGCCGGGCGCAGCAGCGGCAGGATGGCGCCGCGCAGCTGTTCCTCGTCCGCTTCCAGCACCAGCCGCTCCACGTAGCGCCCACCCTCCTGCGGCACCAGGCTGACCTGCACCTCGACCACGTCGCTGCCTTCCAGCACGCCGATAATCTGCCGCCCGGCGTAGCGGCCCTGCAGCCCGGCCAGCGCCGCTTCCACTTTTTTCAGGTGGGTGCGCTCGGTCAGCGCCACCAGGTTGCCGGTGGCCGCGCGGGTTTGCACACCCAGGCAGTCCCACAGTTCACCGATAGTGTTCTCAGCGCCGCGCACCGTGGTCAGGCGCGGCTCCAGGCAGGCCGGGTCGGGTGCCTGGCCCTGCGCGGCATGACTCTGGGCCGCACGTTTCTGAGCGGCCGGGCTCACAGCCGTCTCCAGCGCCGGTCCTCACCGATCAGACGGTCGGCGTCGTCGGGGCCCCAGGTACCGCTGGTGTACAGCTGCGGGCGGCCCTGGCCTTCCCAGGCGTCGATCAGGCCCTGCACAATGCGCCAGGATTCCATCACTTCCTCCTCGCGGGGAAACAGCGAAGCGTCGCCGGTCAGGGCGTCCAGCAGCAGGCGCGAGTAAGGGCTCTCCAGCGGCGCACCGAACGCGTCGTAGCGGAAGTCCATCACCACCTCGCGCAGGTCCATCTCCTGCCCCGGCATCTTGGAGCTGATCTTGAGGCTGACCCCTTCATCCGGCTGAATCCGGAAGGCCAGCACGTTGCGCTCCACATTGGGAAAGATGCTCAGCGGCGGGCGCTTGAAGACCACCGCGATTTCCGTGACTTTTTTGGGCAGCCGCTTGCCGGTCCGCAGGAAAAACGGCACACCCTGCCAGCGCCAGTTGTCCACTTCCAGCCGCACCGCTACGTAGGTGGCCGTCCGCGAGTCGGGGCTGACGCCTTCCTCGTCGGTGTAGGCGGCCAGCCGCTCGCCGTAGAGGGTGCCGGCTGCGTACTGCCCGCGCACCGCCACCTGATCGGCCGTTTCGGGGGTAATCCGGCCAATCGCCTGAAAGACTTTGACTTTCTCGTCGCGCAGGGCATCGGGCGAGCCGGGCGCAGGCGGTTCCATCGCGGTCAGGGCCAGCAGCTGCAGCAGGTGATTTTGCAGCATGTCGCGCACCACGCCGGCTTCCTCGTAGTAGGCGGCGCGGCCTTCCAGCCCCAGGTCCTCGGAGGCCGTGATCTGCACATGGTCAATCAGGTTGCGGTTCCACAGTGGCTCGAAAATGGCGTTGCCGAACCGGATCGCCAGCAGGTTCTGCACCGTTTCCTTGCCCAGATAATGGTCAATGCGGTAAATCTGCGACTCGTCCCAGTAGCGGGTCAGCCGGGCCTGCAACTCGCGGGCCGATTGCAGGTCGCGCCCGAACGGTTTTTCGATCACCAGCCGGCGCCAGCCCTCGTCCTGACGGTGGAGGCCCTGCCCGGCCAGCCCGTCGCTGACGGTGATAAACAGGCTGGGCGGCAGCGAGAGATAAAACAGGGCGTTGGACGTATCGCGCTCGTCACAGAAAGTGGCGATCTGGGCATAGACATCCGGCTGCGAGAGGTCGCCAAAACGGTAATCCAGCGTCTGCAAGAAGGCCTGCAGGCTGCCCTCGTCAATCTGGTCGGTTTCGCTGCTTTCGCGCAGGGCCTTTTCCACGTAGCTGCGGAACTCGCCCGCCGCCATCTCCTGGCGGCCGATACCCAGCACCTGCACCGCGCTATTCAGCAGGCCGTCTTGGAACAGCCCAAAAATGGCCGGCAGCAGCTTGCGCCGCGAGAGATCACCGGTGACCCCGAAAATCACCAGCGTGGCCGGCTCGGGGGCGCTCTGCCGGTGCATCACGTCGCGGAAAGGGTTGCCGACCGGCTCCGTGGCCGCGCCTGGCTGAGTCTGACCCGCCGGGGCAGCGGCGGCGGCCGGTTGCGGTTTGGGCGCAGGCTGAGAAGCGGCGCGCTTCTTGCCGGCCGCTTTTGGAGCGCTGGCTTTGGCCGCCTTGGCCCCCTTCTGGGCCTTGGCCGCTTTCGGGGTTTTGACAGCTTTCTGGGTTTTGTCAGCTTTCTGGGCCTGAGCAGTTGCCTGGGCCTTGCCGGCCTTCTGGCTGCTTTTAGCGCTGGCGGTGTCGGCCACCCCGCGGCTGGCCTTTACCTTGTCCTGGCTGGCCTTGGTTTTATTGGCCTTGCTGGCTTTGGGAGATTTGCTGCTCATTCGGGGTCCTTCACGCGCTGCTGGCCAGTTTCACCCAGCTGTTCGGCGGCGCTGGTCTGGGCAGGGTTGATATCCGGCACCAGCCCCTCTTCGCGGTGGGCTTCCACCGTCTTGACGGCGTGGCCGCCAAACGCGCGGCGCATCACGCTGAGCATCTGGCCGGCGTAGCTCAGCTCCTGCTGGCTAAGGAAACGCATCTGGGTGGCCAGGGTGATGACCGGGGTGGGCACGCCTTCTTCAATCGAATCAATGATGGTCCAGCGGCCCTCGCCCGAGTCGGCCACGTAATCGCTCACACCACTGAGGTCGGTGTCGGACTGCAGCGCTTCGGCGGTCAGGTCCAGCAGCCAGGAGCGGATCACGCTGCCGTGGCGCCACAGTTCGGCAATCTGGCCCATATCCAGCCCGAAATCGTCCTTGGCCCGCATCAGCTCGAAGCCCTCGGCGTAAGCCTGCATCATGCCGTACTCGATGCCGTTGTGGACCATCTTCACGTAGTGCCCCGAGCCGCTCGGGCCCATCCGGCCCCAGCCACGGTCGGGCGCCGGGGCCAGCGTTTCCAGCAGCGGCCGCAGGCGCTCCACCGCCTCCTGCTCGCCGCCCACCATCATGGCGTAGCCTTCCTTGAGGCCCCAGACCCCGCCGGACGTGCCCACGTCCACATAGTGCAGGCCCTGGGCACGCAGTTCCTCGGCGCGGCGCATGGTGTCTTTGTAGTTAGAGTTGCCCCCGTCAATGATGATGTCGCCCGGCGCCATCTGGGCGGCCAGATCGTCCAGCACGCTCTGGGTGATGGGCCCGGCCGGCACCATCATCCACACGGCCCGGGTGCCGGGTTCACCCAGCTGCTCCAGCATGGCGCCCACGCTGGCCGCTCCTTCCATGCCCTGCTCGGTCAGCCCGGCCACCACGGCGGCGTCGCGGTCAAAGCCCACCACCCGGCAGCCGCCTGCCAGAAGCCGGCGCACCATGTTGCCGCCCATCTTGCCCAGGCCGATCATGCCCAACGCTGCTGCGGTTTTCGTCGTTGCTGTCATGGGGGCATGATACGCGCCCTCTGCCCAGCTCAGGCTCAGAAATAAGCCCCCGTGAACCCTTCCGGAAACCGCGCCGCAGCGACCCGAATTTATGGCGCCGGTGAGAGCAGTGGCAGGGCCTGGGCAGGCGTGGACACGTCCTGCAGGACATCTGGCCCCAGCGTCAGAAACAGCAGCAGGAATATGATGACCACCACGCCGTTGTTCATGCCGTGCAGCAACATGGAGTAGCGCAGGCCCCGGGTGCTGGCGGCGCGCCAGGTCAGCAGGCCCAGCCACAGCTGCGGCAGCGGCAGGGTGCCGGGCATCAGATTATGCGACTGGGCGAACACCACCGCCGAGGCCACCCCCAGCACTGCACTGACAGCGCGGTGAAAGCGGGCCGGCAGCACCCTGTCCAGGCCCAGCCGCAGCAGCAGCGGAATACCCCGGAACAGCAGTTCCTCGACCACCGGCGCCAGCACGGTGAGCAGCAGGGCTGCGCCGGCCAGAATCAGATACGGGTTGGAGCCGCCCAGGCCCGTCTGAAACGCCTCACCGATACCGGCGGCGTTGTCTTCGCTCATGGCGAACTGCGGCAGCAGTGTTAGGGGCAGCAGCAGCAAGTAGCCGCCGTAAGCCAGGCCCAGGTCGCGCACGGTCTTGCCCAGCGGACTGGCCTGCGCGTAGGCCAGCTGCCAGCGCCGCAGCAGACCGGGCCGGCGGCCGGGAGGCTCCGGCGGCGGTACAGATACGGGTGGCTCAGAAGCAGGCTGGGGCATCTAGCGGCGTTTCCTGGCTGCCTTGCGGGCGGCTTTCTCGGCCTTGCGCTGCTGTTCCTGCTGGCGGCGCGCCTCCTGATTCAGCTCCTCGATGCGGCCGGCGGTGGGGGCGTCTATCTCGCGCTGCATATCCAGCAGGGTGGTCTGCAGCATGTTGTAGAGCATCCGCTCCACCTGGGCACGTACCCAGCGGTAGCGCACCTGCCCGCGCAGGGTCAGGGTCACCTGAGTGACCGGCTGCCCCTGCACCTGCTGGAAAGTCCACTGCTGTGACAACTGCTCCAGCGGGCCCACGCCGCGCACGCTGCGCCAGCCACCGCTGCGCGAGGTTTTTAGGCCGCCGTATTCCACCTCAAACTTCAGGCCACTCATGCGGCGCACCAGCCGGAAACGGGCGCGGGCACCGTTTTTCAGGGTCTGGGCGTCGTCTACCCAGCCGGATTCGGCCATGTTGGAATCCCAGGCGGCGCGCCGGGTGGGCACCAACGCCAGCCGGTACAGCACCTCGGGGCGGGCCCGCATGGGCACCGTCTGGCTTAGGACGATCGGCTCGGGGCCGGCGGCACGCACAGCTTCTTCGGCCTGCCCGGATTCTTTGGCAGGTGCAGATGATTGGGCCGGCGCAGCGCCGCCCTTCGGCTGACTGCTCTTCTGGCTGCGCCGAACTTCAGGACGCGCAGAAAGGGTGGTCTGGGCCGGCTCTGTGGGCCCGGACTGCGGGCCGGCCTGACCGGAGCGGCGGAACAGCTTGAACATGCTGCTCACTCTAAAGCAGCCATCTGTCTGCCACTGTTCACTTCAGCAGCCGCAGGGTCAGGGGATAACGGTAGGGCTGCCCTTCCGAGACGCTCAGGGCCGCCAGCACCATGAAGACAATCGGCAGGAGGTAGAGAAAAAATCCGCCCAGCAGCAGGGCCATCAGCAGCCCGGCGCCGCTGAACAGGCCCATGCCAGCCGCCAGGTCCGAGCCGGCCGCCGCGCCCAGAAAGCCGCCCAGGAAACCCAGCGCCGAGAGGCCCAGCAGCAGCAGCGTGCCCACGAACGAATAAATCAGCATAGACAGCTGGAAGTTGAGGGCTTCCTTGCCCTGGCTGTCCAGCAGGGGGCTGCGGTCGCGGTAGACCAGCCACGCCGCCAGCGGGCCCAGCAGGTTGCCGAAAGCCGGCAGCACGAAAGCCAGCAGCGGCGAGAGGTGAATCACCAGGGCCGGTGTGCGCTCGTCTGCCTGGAGCGCCGACGGAACACCCAGGCCAGGCACAGGGGCCCGCAGCCCGTGTGCAGCCGGCTCAGAGATCAGGGGTGCCGGCTGGTCCGGCCAGGGGCCGCTGCCGGGATCGGGAGGAACGCGCTTCATACTTGACACTACGCACCCCCGGTCACTACAGTTCCCAGACTGTGATGCGCCCAGGCCCACGAACCCGAAAAGACGCTGCAGCGCGCGACCGCCTGCCCCTGCGGGCCATCATTCAGCCGGCGGCTCCGGTCAGCGGTCAGCGGGTCACGCTGTTTAGCGACGGAGCGTGTGATACCACTCGGGGCCACGGTGGCTGGGCCACCATCCTGCGCTACGGCGAGCACGAACTGGTGCTGAGCGGCAACGAAACGCAGACCACCAACAACCGCATGGAGCTGCGCGGGCTGCTCGAAGGCCTGCTGGTCCTCAAGCGGCCCTGTCAGGTGCAGGTGGTGACCGACAGCCAGTATCTGCGCAAAGCTTTTACCGACGGCTGGATCACCGGCTGGATGCGCAACGGCTGGAAGACGGCCA is a window of Deinococcus sp. Marseille-Q6407 DNA encoding:
- a CDS encoding CPBP family intramembrane glutamic endopeptidase — its product is MPQPASEPPVSVPPPEPPGRRPGLLRRWQLAYAQASPLGKTVRDLGLAYGGYLLLLPLTLLPQFAMSEDNAAGIGEAFQTGLGGSNPYLILAGAALLLTVLAPVVEELLFRGIPLLLRLGLDRVLPARFHRAVSAVLGVASAVVFAQSHNLMPGTLPLPQLWLGLLTWRAASTRGLRYSMLLHGMNNGVVVIIFLLLFLTLGPDVLQDVSTPAQALPLLSPAP
- the rnhA gene encoding ribonuclease HI, whose translation is MRPGPRTRKDAAARDRLPLRAIIQPAAPVSGQRVTLFSDGACDTTRGHGGWATILRYGEHELVLSGNETQTTNNRMELRGLLEGLLVLKRPCQVQVVTDSQYLRKAFTDGWITGWMRNGWKTASREPVKNQDLWEALIEQARIHELTFVWVKGHAGHDENERVDQLAVQERKKLR
- a CDS encoding DUF4870 domain-containing protein; this encodes MKRVPPDPGSGPWPDQPAPLISEPAAHGLRAPVPGLGVPSALQADERTPALVIHLSPLLAFVLPAFGNLLGPLAAWLVYRDRSPLLDSQGKEALNFQLSMLIYSFVGTLLLLGLSALGFLGGFLGAAAGSDLAAGMGLFSGAGLLMALLLGGFFLYLLPIVFMVLAALSVSEGQPYRYPLTLRLLK
- a CDS encoding glucose-6-phosphate dehydrogenase assembly protein OpcA translates to MSPAAQKRAAQSHAAQGQAPDPACLEPRLTTVRGAENTIGELWDCLGVQTRAATGNLVALTERTHLKKVEAALAGLQGRYAGRQIIGVLEGSDVVEVQVSLVPQEGGRYVERLVLEADEEQLRGAILPLLRPATLNYIWWAAERRPGGPLLAELTELADKVICDSLTLEICPGRHYALADLGWPRLSGWREALAQVFDRPEAARQLPGLHELHLTYAGQNALPAQLFGAWVADTLGWPHLDAVLIESEDCGRENSDLCRAELLGPDARFVLEADEGGTLHTHAEWPEGSFQTSMHLRRMTLAAGLAEALADVHSYPAFERAWARVHAEDAWRSGQETG
- the gnd gene encoding phosphogluconate dehydrogenase (NAD(+)-dependent, decarboxylating), whose translation is MTATTKTAAALGMIGLGKMGGNMVRRLLAGGCRVVGFDRDAAVVAGLTEQGMEGAASVGAMLEQLGEPGTRAVWMMVPAGPITQSVLDDLAAQMAPGDIIIDGGNSNYKDTMRRAEELRAQGLHYVDVGTSGGVWGLKEGYAMMVGGEQEAVERLRPLLETLAPAPDRGWGRMGPSGSGHYVKMVHNGIEYGMMQAYAEGFELMRAKDDFGLDMGQIAELWRHGSVIRSWLLDLTAEALQSDTDLSGVSDYVADSGEGRWTIIDSIEEGVPTPVITLATQMRFLSQQELSYAGQMLSVMRRAFGGHAVKTVEAHREEGLVPDINPAQTSAAEQLGETGQQRVKDPE
- the zwf gene encoding glucose-6-phosphate dehydrogenase; translation: MSSKSPKASKANKTKASQDKVKASRGVADTASAKSSQKAGKAQATAQAQKADKTQKAVKTPKAAKAQKGAKAAKASAPKAAGKKRAASQPAPKPQPAAAAAPAGQTQPGAATEPVGNPFRDVMHRQSAPEPATLVIFGVTGDLSRRKLLPAIFGLFQDGLLNSAVQVLGIGRQEMAAGEFRSYVEKALRESSETDQIDEGSLQAFLQTLDYRFGDLSQPDVYAQIATFCDERDTSNALFYLSLPPSLFITVSDGLAGQGLHRQDEGWRRLVIEKPFGRDLQSARELQARLTRYWDESQIYRIDHYLGKETVQNLLAIRFGNAIFEPLWNRNLIDHVQITASEDLGLEGRAAYYEEAGVVRDMLQNHLLQLLALTAMEPPAPGSPDALRDEKVKVFQAIGRITPETADQVAVRGQYAAGTLYGERLAAYTDEEGVSPDSRTATYVAVRLEVDNWRWQGVPFFLRTGKRLPKKVTEIAVVFKRPPLSIFPNVERNVLAFRIQPDEGVSLKISSKMPGQEMDLREVVMDFRYDAFGAPLESPYSRLLLDALTGDASLFPREEEVMESWRIVQGLIDAWEGQGRPQLYTSGTWGPDDADRLIGEDRRWRRL
- a CDS encoding SRPBCC family protein, coding for MFKLFRRSGQAGPQSGPTEPAQTTLSARPEVRRSQKSSQPKGGAAPAQSSAPAKESGQAEEAVRAAGPEPIVLSQTVPMRARPEVLYRLALVPTRRAAWDSNMAESGWVDDAQTLKNGARARFRLVRRMSGLKFEVEYGGLKTSRSGGWRSVRGVGPLEQLSQQWTFQQVQGQPVTQVTLTLRGQVRYRWVRAQVERMLYNMLQTTLLDMQREIDAPTAGRIEELNQEARRQQEQQRKAEKAARKAARKRR